GGATTCTTCTGGCGAAAAGAAAGATTCCTAAGGGTGATTGCATGCCTGAACTGATCATTCGACCTGCTCGGGCTTCTGATATTCCAGAAATTGTTCGCTGGGCAAGAAGCGAAGAGTTTGCACCTGGGTTTGGCGATGTTGATATCTATAGGAATACAGACAAGCAAGGTGTTTGGGTGGGCTGGGTTGATTCGACGCCGGTTGGATGCATTGCTGGCATTAAATACAACAATATTTATGGATTCATAGGTCTATATATCGTTCGACCCGAATACAGAGGGCAAGGCTATGGACATAGGCTCTGGGAACAAGCCCTACTTCATCTTCAAGGCGTGAAGTGTGTGGGCTTAGAAGCGGCATCCCACTTAATTACTAATTATGCGGAATGGGGGTTCAAGACATCGTCTCAAACCGTTCGTTGGCAGTTATTTAACGCTGAAGATGGGCCAAGTGCGCAAGCCGCGTTGAATCCGCAAGATCTAAATACTGTAAGCGGTCCTGAAATTCCTTTGGAAGCAATTAAAAAATATGATTCCGAGCGAGAATTTACCGCGAGACCACACTTTTTATCTCAGTGGCTAGAGCATCCGAGTGGAAAGGTAATTGCTTTGATCGACAAATACAACCATTGTCATGGCTTCGCTCGTATACGACCATGCCTTCTACCTGCCGGCGAAGGCTGGCGAATCGGACCAATACTGGCTGACTCACCAGTATTGGCGAAGGTTTTGATTTTGAATTTGTTAACTGAGCACAAGGGTGTGATTTTGATTGATTCTCCTGAGCGCAATGACAATGCACAGTCACTTTTATCTTCACTTGGTTTTCATGAGATTTCAGCAACAACGCGGATGTATAAGGGTTCCCATAAAGCAGTTCTCACAAAAGATGTTTATGGATTGGCTTGTCTTGAACTCGGCTAACTGAAGACACAGCTAAAGAGCGATGACAACTGCACGCAAGTGTTGTTTGTCAAATGCTTTTTAGTAAGTGTTGCTGTAGAGGCAGCAACAAAAAGCCCCCGCTGTGAGGCGGGGGCTTTGCGATTCAGTTGATCTGAATCGTTTTTGCTGTTCCAGAAGGAACAGGTTGATTCCAGATCAACCGATTGCAGGTGCTTGCAGTGCCACAGGTGTGGACTCAGCAGCTGCCAGGTCGAGGGGGAAGTTGTGAGCGTTGCGCTCGTGCATGACTTCCATGCCGAGGCCTGCACGGTTCAACACGTCGGCCCAGGTGTTCAGGACGCGGCCCTGACCATCAAGGATGGACTGGTTGAAGTTGAAGCCGTTCAGGTTGAAGGCCATGGTTGACACGCCAAGGGCGGTGAACCAGATGCCGACAACGGGCCAGGCAGCCAGGAAGAAGTGGAGGCTACGGCTGTTGTTGAAGGAGGCGTATTGGAAGATCAGGCGACCGAAGTAGCCGTGAGCAGCCACGATGTTGTACGTCTCTTCTTCTTGGCCGAATTTGTAGCCGTAGTTCTGGGACTCGCTTTCGGTGGTTTCACGCACCAAGGAGGAGGTCACCAGTGAGCCGTGCATGGCGGAGAACAAGCTGCCGCCGAAGACGCCTGCAACACCCAGCATGTGGAAGGGGTGCATCAGGATGTTGTGCTCAGCCTGGAACACCAACATGTAGTTGAAGGTTCCAGAGATGCCCAGGGGCATTGCATCAGAGAACGAACCCTGACCGAAGGGGTAGACGAGGAAGACTGCAGATGCAGCAGCGACAGGTGCGCTGTATGCAACACAGATCCAAGGGCGCATGCCCAAGCGGTAAGAGAGTTCCCACTCACGACCCATGTAGGCGTAGATGCCGATGAGGAAGTGGAAGACGACGAGCTGGAAAGGACCGCCGTTGTACAGCCACTCGTCGAGTGAAGCTGCTTCCCAGATGGGATAGAAGTGCAAGCCAATGGCGTTGCTGGAAGGAACAACAGCACCAGAGATGATGTTGTTGCCGTACATCAAGGAGCCAGCGACAGGCTCGCGGATGCCATCGATGTCAACCGGAGGAGCGGCGACGAATGCGATGACGAAGCAGATGGTGGCAGCCAACAGAGTTGGGATCATCAGCACACCGAACCAACCGACATACAGACGGTTGTTGGTGGAGGTGACCCACTCGCAGAAGGACTGCCAGCTAGAAGCGCCGGAGCGCTGCTGGATGGTGGTGGTCATGAGAACGGAAAGAAATGCCCCCGAGGGGACGGTTTATGGAAGGGACAGGAATCCCTGCCTCCCACCAATGTAAAGCAATATTGCGCTTTGTGTTCGGAGATTGCGCCAACCAATGTTCGGACCAGCCGCTACTGCTGGGGCGCACAGAAAGATTTAAGATTTCAGAAACGAACTTTTATTTTGGTTCTAATCCGCTGGCTCCTTGCAGGACAACGCCTCGAAGAGACGGTTCCTCTGGCCTCGGCGCGTCATCGCCGGAATCAACTTGAGGCGGAAGGAGCCACGGTGTATTGGAGTGAACGGCTCGTCAACGGCTGACCTCCCTTGAAAAGCTGGAATCAATACTGAACATTGCCATGGGTCGGCCCTCACATCTCAACTGGCTATTAGCTGCATCCATTCTTCTGGCGGGATGCTCGTCATCAGCGTTGAAATCAGAAAGCGATCAGGATTCAAGGGCAGCCATTGAGCGCCTGGAGTTGCGGCTGAACCAGCTCGAGCAGCAGCTCAATGACGTCAATGGCACAGCACCCCCCTCTGACAGCAAGACCCCAGCCGGACCGATTCGCTCCCTAACGCTGCGACTGGGTACGGACGACGATCGACTGCGGATGTACTGGGGTGATGGACAAACCAGTGACCTGGCCTGCAGCCAGGAAGGCAAGGGAACTTGGGCTTGCGGGTAAGTCAGGCATCAATCTCAGCTCAGAAGTTCTGAAAGATGGTCCAACCATTGGGGCTCCATCGTCCAAACCTCCCTGCGCGTTAGCGAAAAGGCAATGTGCTTTTCGGCATAGGCCGCTTCATTGATGAAAACGGGAATGGACTGATGCTCCATTTGGGGAGTCTCCACCGTGGATCCATCAGCTGCCTCGAAAATCGCATCCAATGGCTTGAAAGGAACCCAGTCCCTTCCCTGAAGACGTTGATGCACGAGTGCTTGGGGCTGATCGGACTCCCCTCGTGGCACATCACAGCTACCGAGATGGCGATGCACCACCACCTGTCGGGGAAGGCGCACGACTCCTGATCGAACTGATGCAAGCGCCTCGAAGCAGGCCTCTATCGCAAGGCGTGTCTGACGCACAATTCGCGCTTCAAGCACTCCCTGGGGTACTGGGCCCACTTCAACGACCAATCCACAGGGCCACCGCTCAACCAAAAACCCGGTTTGAGCCGAATCTGATTCATGCAAATAAATCGGTAGTCCCAAGGCACTTTGAACAAGGGCCGCCAGGGCCAAATCGGCAGGTCTCCGCCCATAAAGCACCAAAGAACACCCCATCGCAGCGGTGGTGCTGTGCAAATCGAGCACCACAGAGCAGGGCTCGTCTCCCCTTGGCCCATACCTCCCGAGCAGTTCACGCGCCCGACGCATTTCAAGGTCCCCACCCGACTGCTCCAGTAGATCCACCCTGAAACTTCGGTTGAGATCACGGTCGACATAACGACGCATCGCAGCTTTGGCCTGGGGATTGCCCACCAACCGTTGAATGGAAAGCCCCGCGGAATTGATCAGATCAGGCTGACGATTCCATTGCTCCAACAACCAAGGGGCGTTGAGCTCATTGCCGTGGGTTCCTGCCACAACCAGGACATCGCTGGCAGCCATGAACTCAAACAGATCTTGTGTGACTGAAGCATGGAGCCAAGATGGCTGAGGTCGTCACGACCTCAGCCATTGCGCCGGCAAAAGCCATGTCGATTCCACCCATCGTTGTGATGGCAGCCAAAGCAGGCTGGCGTTGGCAATGGCAACGGCTAATGGGTGGTCTGGGACCCGCCGATGCTGCCGGGAACTACTGCAGACCAAAGAGCGACCACCTTGAGGCGGAAGTCCCCAATCCTCTGGACTTGCAATCCCGACAACCGGACCAACGCCCCCACTTAATCGTGGGTCGTAGTTGTCCATGGGCCCATCGCACCTGGCTAGTTCATCAATTGCGAGGGCTTGATCAGAGTCTCAACCTGTTGACAGCCCATGCAGATCACAAGGCTGGACGGTGGCAACTCGATCCTCCCTGGCTGGGATGCAGCAGCTTGCTAGCGCTCTATCAACGCTGTGGCGCGCCTCCCTCCCATCGCGCCACTGTTCCAGTCCTGATCGATCCCAGCCAACCCAAAATTCTTGGCAACGAAAGTGCCCAGCTCGTCGAGGTTTTAAACCGCTGGCCAAGCCACAACGACGCTCCAGATCTGGCTCCACCAGACCTACAGAACAGCATTCATCGTTGGCAAGAACTCCTCCAACCCAACGTGAATGATGGGGTCTACCGTTGCGGCTTTGCCCGTAATCAAGCGGCCTACAACCGTGCCGTAACAGCACTGTTTGCAGCACTCGATCAAGTGGAGTCGAGCCTGAAACATTCGGGCCCCTGGCTTTGCGGAGAGCAAATCACCTTGGCAGATGTGCGTTTATTTCCCACCTTGATTCGATGGGAAATGGTCTACGCACCCCTGTTTGGTTGTAGTGAGCGTCCCCTCTGGCAATTCCCGAAACTTTGGGATTGGCGACGACGGCTCTACGGTCAGCCCGGTGTCCAAACAAGCTGTGACGCGAAAGCTTGGCGACATGACTACTTCGGCGCGCTATTTCCGCTGAATCCTGGTGGAATCGTCCCTACGGGACCAGATCTGACCACACTTGTGGATAGTGGTTTTTCGAACGAATGACGACGGGTGATCCGCAGTTTGAAGGCGTTTATGGCCCCTACACGATCACCTCAATCGATCGGCTTGAGGTACAGCGCTACCGCATCTCCCTGCTTGTAGCCGGACTCGCGATGACAGCAGGGCTAGTGCATTGGTGGCAATTTGGGGATCGCTGGGCCTGGGTTTGGCTTGTGCCATTGATGGCCGGACTCGGCTTGGCACTGCACTGGATCCACATTTATCTACGACCACTCCACAACGCGTTGAGGTTGTTTTGGTTGATGGGTTGCTTGGGC
The DNA window shown above is from Synechococcus sp. CC9902 and carries:
- a CDS encoding GNAT family N-acetyltransferase; this encodes MPELIIRPARASDIPEIVRWARSEEFAPGFGDVDIYRNTDKQGVWVGWVDSTPVGCIAGIKYNNIYGFIGLYIVRPEYRGQGYGHRLWEQALLHLQGVKCVGLEAASHLITNYAEWGFKTSSQTVRWQLFNAEDGPSAQAALNPQDLNTVSGPEIPLEAIKKYDSEREFTARPHFLSQWLEHPSGKVIALIDKYNHCHGFARIRPCLLPAGEGWRIGPILADSPVLAKVLILNLLTEHKGVILIDSPERNDNAQSLLSSLGFHEISATTRMYKGSHKAVLTKDVYGLACLELG
- the psbA gene encoding photosystem II q(b) protein; amino-acid sequence: MTTTIQQRSGASSWQSFCEWVTSTNNRLYVGWFGVLMIPTLLAATICFVIAFVAAPPVDIDGIREPVAGSLMYGNNIISGAVVPSSNAIGLHFYPIWEAASLDEWLYNGGPFQLVVFHFLIGIYAYMGREWELSYRLGMRPWICVAYSAPVAAASAVFLVYPFGQGSFSDAMPLGISGTFNYMLVFQAEHNILMHPFHMLGVAGVFGGSLFSAMHGSLVTSSLVRETTESESQNYGYKFGQEEETYNIVAAHGYFGRLIFQYASFNNSRSLHFFLAAWPVVGIWFTALGVSTMAFNLNGFNFNQSILDGQGRVLNTWADVLNRAGLGMEVMHERNAHNFPLDLAAAESTPVALQAPAIG
- a CDS encoding aspartoacylase, which gives rise to MAASDVLVVAGTHGNELNAPWLLEQWNRQPDLINSAGLSIQRLVGNPQAKAAMRRYVDRDLNRSFRVDLLEQSGGDLEMRRARELLGRYGPRGDEPCSVVLDLHSTTAAMGCSLVLYGRRPADLALAALVQSALGLPIYLHESDSAQTGFLVERWPCGLVVEVGPVPQGVLEARIVRQTRLAIEACFEALASVRSGVVRLPRQVVVHRHLGSCDVPRGESDQPQALVHQRLQGRDWVPFKPLDAIFEAADGSTVETPQMEHQSIPVFINEAAYAEKHIAFSLTRREVWTMEPQWLDHLSELLS
- a CDS encoding glutathione S-transferase C-terminal domain-containing protein, with protein sequence MSIPPIVVMAAKAGWRWQWQRLMGGLGPADAAGNYCRPKSDHLEAEVPNPLDLQSRQPDQRPHLIVGRSCPWAHRTWLVHQLRGLDQSLNLLTAHADHKAGRWQLDPPWLGCSSLLALYQRCGAPPSHRATVPVLIDPSQPKILGNESAQLVEVLNRWPSHNDAPDLAPPDLQNSIHRWQELLQPNVNDGVYRCGFARNQAAYNRAVTALFAALDQVESSLKHSGPWLCGEQITLADVRLFPTLIRWEMVYAPLFGCSERPLWQFPKLWDWRRRLYGQPGVQTSCDAKAWRHDYFGALFPLNPGGIVPTGPDLTTLVDSGFSNE